A window from Leptothermofonsia sichuanensis E412 encodes these proteins:
- a CDS encoding glycosyltransferase family 2 protein: MVQIPLLVVIVNYRTADLTIHCLRSLVPEIPTLPGMQVVVVDNASGDGSAEKIAGAIATEGWSDWATLLPSDVNGGFAWGNNLAIRPVLQSPYPAPYYLLLNPDTEVRPHALKTLVTFMEDHPDVGIAGSGIEAGDGTPWRFAFRFPSILSELDDGLRLGIVSRLLARWVVTQAMTDQPQPVDWLPGASMMIRRQVFDTIGLMDEGYFLYYEETDFCLQAKRAGWSCWYVPQSRIMHIAGQSTGVSSHTTPLKRQPQYLFDSRRRYFVKNHGWFYAAIADIVWALGFTVWKCRQTIQRKPDTDPPFMLWDFIRNSVLLSPRRA, encoded by the coding sequence GTGGTTCAAATTCCTTTACTGGTTGTAATTGTCAACTACCGAACGGCTGACCTGACCATCCACTGTTTGCGATCGCTTGTCCCAGAGATCCCCACCCTGCCAGGGATGCAGGTGGTGGTGGTGGATAATGCCTCTGGGGATGGTTCGGCTGAAAAGATTGCCGGGGCGATCGCCACCGAAGGGTGGTCAGATTGGGCAACCCTGCTGCCTTCTGACGTGAATGGGGGGTTTGCCTGGGGCAACAACCTGGCAATTCGGCCAGTTCTGCAATCCCCCTATCCAGCCCCCTATTATCTGCTGCTGAATCCAGACACGGAGGTTCGCCCCCATGCCCTGAAAACCCTGGTCACCTTCATGGAAGACCATCCAGATGTTGGGATTGCGGGCAGTGGCATTGAAGCGGGCGATGGCACCCCCTGGCGGTTTGCGTTTCGCTTTCCCTCCATTTTGAGTGAACTGGATGATGGCTTGCGGTTGGGAATAGTGTCGAGGCTGCTGGCCCGATGGGTTGTGACCCAGGCAATGACCGATCAACCCCAACCGGTTGACTGGTTGCCGGGAGCCAGCATGATGATCCGGCGGCAGGTGTTTGACACCATTGGCTTAATGGACGAGGGTTACTTTCTTTACTACGAAGAAACCGATTTTTGTTTACAGGCAAAACGGGCAGGCTGGTCCTGCTGGTATGTGCCGCAAAGCCGCATCATGCACATTGCCGGACAGAGTACGGGCGTGAGTTCCCACACCACCCCCCTTAAACGTCAACCCCAATACCTGTTTGACTCCCGACGGCGATACTTTGTCAAGAATCATGGCTGGTTCTATGCAGCCATAGCCGATATTGTCTGGGCATTGGGATTTACGGTGTGGAAATGCCGTCAAACCATTCAACGCAAACCAGACACCGACCCTCCCTTCATGCTGTGGGATTTCATCCGCAACAGCGTGTTGCTATCGCCCAGGCGGGCTTAG
- a CDS encoding amino acid adenylation domain-containing protein: MIAINRRMLSSAEDLSEENDTSLRSADLLIQPSIQIKSSQIKPAPMKTGDRLQVDLSQQRTDEEQALLRSLYDFPKTSTTRYQPGCHTLLLPDCLIEFLTSEAGQEGIDGRSLLLAAFNVLLYRYTRQEAIHLNFTTQAPGTPSLFTTEIGTRFSEDLTIRELIGYTAVVVKGVPLQGASKALQDRLLVHSQPASNATLPIRLTCLDSLAQVSQAQWLTSLQAQASEWGDNPDLHLLIVQQEQGIVATLQYNTHLFKSETIQRFCGHFQRLLEGIVSDRNCLITELPLVTSAEEQQLLVEWKSPLTVYPPIAIPQLIEHHAVHQPDAIAITFKDQSLTYAALNQRANQLAHYLIHLGIGAEDRVAVAVEPSLDIAIVLLGVLKAGAVYVPLDPTYPLDRLTVILEDTRPKALLTHAHLVKNLPAIAGHTLCLDRDEATLAPFPSHNPAITPDLDQTAYIVYTSGTTGKPKGVMASHRNLVNYIRVAQDKYRFDRDMVMPAIARFTFSITFFELLSPLVAGGRLVILERDHILDFKRMTQTLEEVNVIHASPSLLRKLLAYIQDNSLDIRRFNQLKHVSSGGDLVAADLLEAMKRVFQNAEVFVIYGCSEISCMGCTYPVLREQTVTKTWVGKPFDNVSVRLYDSHQNLVPIGVVGEIYFGGAGITKGYLNRAELTQEKFVEIDGQRFYRTGDLGRFNDSGDLEILGRRDFQIQLRGIRIEPGEIEVTLRQFPGVRESVVVLRELWHGEENLVAYVVLDQEKQPTIEEIRCFLQTKLPDYMVPAAFEVLDAMPVNANQKIDRRALPAPTLVQPGSGSTGVAPRTPLEQVLADIWANTLGLEQVGIEDDFFAIGGHSLLAAQVIYRLQATLKLNISISRLFELPTIVALAEYLTPFYESDTPSAVLEPILPVSRETTLPLSFSQEQLWFLSQMEGGGVAYNIPLAFELTGTLHVPALEQSLTEILRRHEALRTTFPVVDGSPVQRILPPRPFHLLVVDLRSLPAGDRRAEVGRLATAEAQRPFNLAGDLLLRGQLLQLEADACVLLLTMHHIASDGWSLALLRKELAVLYPAFLQGVTSPLEPLPVQYADFAHWQQHWLEGDFVEQQLAYWKQQLAGAPPLLELPADHSRPAVQSFRGGTESCLLDAELTHQLKQLSQRTGTTLYMTLLAAFSTLLSRYSGHQDIVIGSPVANRKRSEIESMIGFFINLLGLRVDLTGNPTFLELLGRVKQVALDAYANQDVPFAQVVEALQPERNLSYSPLFQVLLILQNMPAESLNLPGLDVSPLRVNHGTSKYDLTLMVEETDAGLVADFEYNGDLFERETIIRMIGHFQVLLWAIARHPEHPIADLPLLTEAERHQLLVQWNDTEMPYPPESCIHQLFESQVERTPDAIALVFEEQPLTYRELNQRANQLAHYLRSIGVGPESLVGICLERSLEMVVGLLGILKAGGSYVPLDPAYPRDRLALMIEDSQLPLLLTQTTLCHQFLEQNVRIVCIDTDWQAIAQQPNHNPNSGVGSDNLAYTIYTSGSTGKPKGVQLCHRTVVNFLNSMRHQPGLTAEDVLLAVTTISFDIAVLELYLPLMVGARAVIASREVASDAARLSALLEQSRATLLQATPATWRMLISGGWSGDRNLKMLCGGEALPRDLADQLLARGGSLWNMYGPTETTVWSATCQVNPGTGAVPVAGPIANTQIYVLEELPQGAVRPVPVGIPGEVHIGGDGLARGYLNRPELTAQRFIPDPFTHKPGARLYKTGDLARFRPDGTLEFLGRIDNQVKLRGFRIELGEIESLLERHPGIKQAVAAVREDVPGDQRLVAYLTVKNDTPPTATELRQFLKQQLPAYMVPAGFVVLERFPLTPNGKVDRKALPVPDLSLSGDDQSPCAAPRNELERQLVALWKEALRVKPISIHDDFFELGGHSLLAVRMWAQVEQLVGRSLPLSTLVSAPTIAQLAETLAPASPSAQPATRKSIVRLKPGQGKPPLFLIHDGDGETLLYRTLANRLDPAIPVYGVQPYHCEQHPILHTRIADMVSYYIEQIRQVQPAGPYFLGGLCSGGIITFEIARQLQIQGHSIGMVAILDAADVKAAMRPGYIAGERLDSFSRVFRDSNHLKAHQRGLYILNQTVRKMTNLLTYEIQHQFEAIHNQLRLQLFRYCLDRGLPMPAFLQNIPVRPVLGKAQREYAPDRVFEGEILLFRATQKSPIFDGTAIDDTPFTEMFSDPLLGWGSRVTGGVQAHDVPGGHSSMLQEPNVQHVAAIMQAYIDRALVALAAEEADRPAPKESRRGR; the protein is encoded by the coding sequence GTGATTGCGATTAATCGAAGAATGCTTTCCAGTGCAGAAGATCTATCTGAAGAGAATGACACTTCTTTAAGGAGCGCAGATTTGTTGATTCAACCATCCATTCAGATCAAGTCTAGTCAAATTAAACCGGCTCCCATGAAAACTGGCGATCGCCTTCAAGTAGACTTGTCTCAGCAACGCACCGATGAAGAGCAGGCACTGTTGCGATCGCTGTATGATTTTCCCAAAACTTCTACAACCCGGTATCAACCTGGGTGCCACACACTTCTTCTGCCGGATTGTTTAATAGAGTTTCTGACATCAGAGGCTGGACAGGAAGGAATCGATGGGCGATCGCTCCTGTTAGCCGCATTCAATGTCTTGCTGTATCGATACACACGGCAGGAGGCCATTCACCTCAACTTCACCACTCAGGCACCTGGCACTCCCAGCCTGTTCACAACCGAAATTGGTACGCGCTTCTCTGAAGATTTAACCATTCGAGAATTAATCGGCTATACTGCTGTTGTCGTGAAAGGGGTGCCATTACAGGGAGCGTCAAAAGCCCTACAGGATCGTCTGCTGGTGCACAGCCAGCCAGCCTCCAATGCCACCTTACCCATCAGGCTGACCTGTTTAGACAGTCTGGCCCAGGTCAGTCAGGCGCAATGGCTGACTTCACTCCAGGCACAAGCCTCTGAGTGGGGGGATAACCCAGATCTGCATCTGCTGATTGTTCAGCAAGAGCAAGGGATTGTAGCCACCCTGCAATACAACACTCACCTGTTCAAATCAGAAACCATTCAGCGTTTTTGTGGGCATTTTCAGAGGTTGCTGGAGGGCATTGTCAGCGATCGCAACTGCCTGATTACTGAACTCCCCCTGGTGACCTCAGCCGAAGAACAGCAACTTTTGGTGGAGTGGAAAAGCCCGCTCACGGTCTATCCCCCAATTGCCATTCCTCAATTGATTGAGCACCATGCGGTTCATCAACCGGATGCAATTGCGATCACTTTTAAGGATCAATCCCTCACCTATGCAGCGCTCAATCAACGGGCAAATCAACTTGCCCATTATTTAATTCATCTTGGCATTGGGGCAGAGGATCGGGTGGCGGTTGCGGTGGAACCCTCCTTAGATATCGCGATCGTGTTACTGGGTGTGTTGAAAGCGGGAGCAGTTTACGTTCCCCTCGATCCGACCTATCCCCTGGATCGCCTGACCGTAATTCTGGAAGACACCCGGCCCAAAGCACTACTCACCCACGCCCATCTGGTCAAGAATTTACCGGCGATCGCGGGCCATACTCTCTGCTTAGATCGGGACGAAGCAACCCTGGCTCCCTTCCCAAGCCACAATCCTGCCATTACCCCTGACCTGGATCAGACGGCTTATATTGTTTACACCTCTGGCACCACTGGCAAACCGAAAGGGGTAATGGCAAGCCACCGCAATCTGGTGAATTACATTCGGGTAGCCCAGGACAAATATCGGTTTGATCGGGACATGGTGATGCCGGCGATCGCTCGCTTCACCTTCAGCATCACCTTTTTTGAATTACTGTCGCCCCTGGTAGCCGGTGGCAGACTGGTGATTCTGGAACGGGATCATATTTTAGATTTCAAACGGATGACGCAAACTTTAGAAGAAGTCAACGTCATTCATGCCTCGCCCAGCCTGCTGAGAAAACTGCTGGCGTATATTCAGGACAACAGTTTAGACATCCGTAGATTTAACCAGCTTAAACACGTTTCCTCCGGGGGGGATCTGGTTGCGGCTGACCTGCTGGAAGCCATGAAACGGGTGTTTCAGAATGCGGAAGTCTTTGTGATTTACGGCTGTAGTGAAATCAGTTGCATGGGCTGTACCTACCCGGTTCTCAGAGAACAAACTGTCACCAAAACCTGGGTTGGAAAACCATTTGACAATGTGTCTGTCCGGTTATACGACTCCCATCAAAATCTGGTTCCCATCGGTGTGGTGGGCGAAATCTACTTTGGTGGCGCAGGCATCACCAAAGGCTATCTCAATCGAGCGGAATTGACTCAGGAGAAATTTGTCGAAATTGATGGGCAACGGTTCTACCGCACGGGAGATCTGGGCCGGTTCAATGACAGTGGTGACCTGGAAATTTTGGGTCGCCGTGACTTCCAGATCCAGCTACGCGGGATTCGGATTGAACCGGGAGAAATTGAAGTGACTCTGCGCCAGTTTCCTGGCGTGCGGGAATCGGTGGTGGTTCTGCGTGAACTGTGGCATGGGGAAGAGAACCTGGTCGCCTACGTGGTCCTGGATCAGGAGAAGCAACCCACCATTGAGGAGATTCGCTGCTTCCTGCAAACGAAATTGCCGGATTACATGGTACCTGCTGCGTTTGAAGTGCTGGATGCTATGCCAGTGAACGCGAACCAGAAGATCGATCGCCGTGCCCTACCCGCCCCCACCCTGGTTCAACCCGGTTCAGGCAGTACCGGTGTCGCTCCCAGGACTCCCCTGGAGCAAGTGCTGGCAGATATCTGGGCAAACACCCTGGGTCTGGAGCAGGTGGGAATTGAGGACGACTTTTTCGCGATCGGGGGACATTCCCTGCTGGCAGCCCAGGTTATCTACCGCTTGCAGGCCACGTTGAAACTGAATATTTCCATCAGTCGGCTATTTGAATTACCGACGATCGTCGCCCTGGCGGAGTACCTCACTCCCTTCTATGAGTCCGATACTCCCTCTGCAGTTCTGGAACCAATTCTTCCAGTTTCACGGGAAACAACCCTGCCCCTGTCCTTCTCCCAGGAACAGCTCTGGTTCCTGAGCCAGATGGAGGGGGGTGGCGTTGCCTACAACATTCCCCTTGCCTTTGAGTTGACAGGCACTTTACATGTTCCAGCACTGGAGCAAAGCCTGACCGAAATCCTGCGGCGGCACGAAGCCCTGCGCACCACCTTTCCGGTTGTAGATGGGTCCCCCGTTCAGCGGATTTTGCCACCCCGCCCATTCCATCTGCTGGTTGTGGATTTACGTTCCCTGCCGGCGGGCGATCGCCGTGCAGAAGTTGGCCGACTGGCAACAGCGGAAGCCCAACGTCCCTTCAACCTGGCAGGTGATTTGCTGTTACGGGGTCAATTGCTGCAACTGGAGGCTGATGCCTGCGTGCTGCTGCTGACCATGCACCACATTGCTTCCGATGGCTGGTCCCTGGCTCTGCTCCGAAAAGAACTGGCAGTCCTCTATCCCGCTTTCCTGCAAGGGGTAACTTCCCCCCTGGAACCCCTGCCAGTTCAGTACGCTGACTTTGCCCACTGGCAGCAGCACTGGCTGGAGGGAGACTTTGTTGAGCAACAGTTAGCTTACTGGAAACAGCAGTTAGCTGGTGCGCCACCCCTGTTAGAACTGCCGGCAGATCACTCCCGTCCTGCTGTCCAATCCTTCCGGGGAGGCACGGAATCCTGTCTGCTGGATGCGGAACTGACCCATCAGTTGAAACAACTGAGCCAGCGCACCGGAACGACCCTCTATATGACGCTGCTGGCAGCCTTTTCTACCCTGCTCTCTCGCTACAGCGGGCACCAGGATATTGTGATTGGCTCTCCCGTTGCCAACCGCAAGCGCAGCGAAATTGAATCCATGATCGGGTTCTTTATCAACCTGTTGGGACTGCGGGTGGATCTGACAGGCAATCCTACCTTTCTGGAATTGCTGGGACGGGTGAAGCAGGTTGCCCTGGATGCCTACGCCAATCAGGATGTGCCCTTTGCTCAGGTCGTAGAGGCCCTCCAGCCAGAACGGAACCTGAGCTACAGCCCCCTGTTTCAGGTCCTGTTGATTCTGCAAAATATGCCAGCAGAATCATTAAATCTTCCGGGCTTAGACGTGTCTCCCCTGCGGGTAAACCACGGCACCTCAAAGTATGACCTGACCTTGATGGTGGAAGAAACGGACGCAGGTCTGGTGGCAGATTTTGAATACAACGGCGATCTGTTTGAGCGGGAAACCATTATCCGCATGATTGGTCACTTCCAGGTACTCCTGTGGGCGATCGCCCGTCATCCAGAACACCCCATTGCTGACCTGCCCTTGCTGACGGAAGCAGAACGCCATCAACTGCTGGTGCAATGGAATGATACCGAAATGCCCTATCCACCAGAGTCCTGCATTCACCAGTTGTTTGAGTCTCAGGTGGAACGGACCCCGGATGCGATCGCCCTGGTATTTGAGGAGCAACCCCTCACCTACCGGGAGTTGAACCAGCGGGCGAACCAACTGGCACACTACCTGCGCTCAATCGGTGTGGGACCAGAATCCCTGGTAGGCATCTGCCTGGAGCGTTCTCTGGAAATGGTGGTGGGGTTGCTGGGCATCCTTAAGGCAGGCGGCTCCTACGTCCCCCTCGACCCTGCCTATCCCAGGGATCGACTGGCACTGATGATTGAAGACTCCCAGTTGCCTCTGCTGCTGACCCAAACAACCCTGTGTCACCAATTTTTAGAGCAGAATGTACGGATTGTCTGCATCGACACCGACTGGCAGGCGATCGCCCAACAACCCAACCACAACCCCAACAGTGGTGTCGGTTCCGATAACCTGGCTTATACCATCTATACCTCCGGCTCCACGGGGAAACCGAAAGGGGTGCAGCTTTGCCACCGGACCGTGGTCAACTTCCTCAACTCCATGCGGCACCAGCCAGGGCTGACTGCTGAAGATGTGCTGCTGGCAGTGACCACCATCTCCTTTGATATCGCTGTTCTGGAACTCTACTTACCGCTGATGGTGGGTGCCCGTGCCGTGATTGCCAGCCGAGAAGTGGCATCCGATGCGGCACGGCTCTCCGCGCTCCTGGAGCAATCGAGAGCAACCCTGCTGCAAGCCACCCCTGCCACCTGGCGGATGCTGATCAGTGGTGGCTGGTCGGGCGATCGCAACCTCAAAATGCTGTGTGGTGGGGAAGCCCTGCCCCGCGACCTGGCAGACCAGCTCCTGGCGCGGGGTGGCTCCCTCTGGAATATGTATGGACCAACGGAAACCACTGTCTGGTCAGCCACCTGTCAGGTAAACCCGGGGACGGGAGCTGTGCCTGTAGCCGGTCCGATCGCCAACACTCAGATTTATGTCCTGGAAGAACTGCCTCAGGGTGCCGTCCGTCCTGTTCCCGTCGGGATACCAGGGGAAGTGCATATTGGCGGCGACGGGCTGGCACGGGGCTATCTTAACCGACCGGAGTTGACCGCACAACGGTTTATTCCCGATCCCTTTACCCACAAACCCGGTGCCCGTCTTTACAAAACTGGCGACCTGGCACGGTTTCGTCCCGATGGCACCCTGGAATTCCTGGGGCGGATCGACAACCAGGTGAAACTGCGGGGTTTCCGAATTGAGTTAGGTGAAATCGAGTCCCTCCTGGAGCGGCACCCTGGGATAAAACAGGCCGTCGCCGCGGTGCGGGAAGATGTGCCGGGAGATCAGCGGCTGGTAGCCTACCTGACCGTTAAAAATGACACCCCTCCCACGGCAACCGAACTGAGGCAGTTTCTCAAACAGCAGTTGCCTGCCTACATGGTTCCGGCTGGCTTTGTGGTGCTGGAGCGGTTCCCCCTCACCCCCAATGGCAAAGTAGACCGGAAGGCATTACCAGTGCCCGACCTGTCCCTGAGTGGAGACGATCAGAGTCCCTGCGCCGCTCCCAGGAATGAACTGGAGCGCCAGTTGGTTGCCCTCTGGAAGGAGGCATTAAGGGTCAAACCGATTAGCATTCATGATGACTTCTTTGAACTGGGTGGACATTCCCTGCTGGCGGTTCGCATGTGGGCGCAGGTGGAGCAACTGGTGGGCAGAAGCCTGCCCCTCAGTACCCTGGTCAGTGCTCCGACGATCGCCCAGCTTGCCGAAACCCTGGCACCCGCCAGCCCTTCTGCCCAACCAGCTACCCGGAAGTCCATCGTGCGGCTGAAGCCGGGACAGGGTAAACCTCCCCTGTTTCTAATCCATGACGGCGATGGCGAAACCTTGCTGTATCGCACCCTGGCCAATCGGCTGGACCCGGCAATTCCGGTCTACGGGGTGCAACCCTATCATTGCGAGCAGCATCCCATCCTCCACACCCGGATTGCTGACATGGTGAGCTACTACATTGAGCAGATCCGGCAGGTGCAGCCAGCGGGTCCCTATTTCCTGGGTGGATTGTGTTCGGGCGGGATCATTACCTTCGAAATTGCCCGCCAGTTGCAAATTCAGGGGCACTCAATTGGGATGGTGGCAATTCTGGATGCCGCCGATGTGAAAGCCGCCATGCGACCGGGTTACATCGCTGGCGAACGGCTGGATAGTTTTTCCAGGGTATTCCGTGACAGTAACCACTTAAAGGCGCACCAGCGGGGACTGTACATCCTGAATCAGACGGTCAGGAAAATGACCAATCTGCTCACCTATGAAATTCAGCACCAGTTCGAAGCAATCCACAATCAGCTCAGGCTCCAACTGTTCCGCTACTGCCTGGACAGGGGGTTACCCATGCCCGCCTTCCTGCAAAACATTCCGGTGCGTCCCGTGCTGGGCAAGGCACAGCGGGAGTATGCGCCTGACCGTGTGTTTGAAGGGGAAATTTTACTGTTCCGGGCAACTCAGAAGAGTCCCATCTTTGATGGCACTGCGATTGACGATACTCCCTTTACCGAGATGTTCAGTGATCCGCTGCTGGGATGGGGATCCCGCGTGACCGGGGGCGTGCAGGCCCATGACGTTCCCGGTGGGCATTCCAGTATGCTCCAGGAACCAAATGTGCAACACGTCGCCGCCATCATGCAGGCTTACATCGACCGGGCACTGGTTGCTCTGGCGGCTGAGGAAGCCGATCGCCCTGCACCCAAAGAATCTCGTAGGGGGCGTTAG
- a CDS encoding PAS domain-containing sensor histidine kinase, with the protein MANHLPDSPPDPDPPCLLTGQGAELHPSVPSASVEQMQALIEYCPAAIALLDRDLRYLLVSRKWRENFGVGDRDLRGISHYDLFPEAVRWQGIYQQCLAGAIEHGGEDSLTRADGTTDWLRWEVRPWYTSAGETGGLVMFTELMTQRRLAEQSLQPTHANLEQQVAEAALRESEARHRALLEAIPDLLFRYNRQGVHLDFFPSREWATVVEPELFLGKPLDQVLPVDVAQQIVAAINAALDTGTLQLIEYQLELDGKINDYEARIVTSGDNEVTTIVRNISEQKASERDRKAAEMELQETRHFLESVLENLPVSVFAKDAQDLRFILWNTAAQELLGYTADEVIGNYDADLFPAEQASNFVAQDRQAINSGTVLEIPEEPIQTATGETRILKTTKTTILDSEGNPQYVLAIAEDITERKQAEAQLREKEQFLRTIYDGVECCIFVVDVLENNEFRYVSYNQYAEQITGLSSADVAGKTPEERFGTVEGTKVRQTFARCVEMGTALTEEECLMFGDRQIWFLTTFNPLRDENGRIYRIVATSSDITQLKQAETQLKQQAADLEKTLQELQHTQEQMLQSEKMSSLGQLVAGVAHEINNPVNFIFGNLNHANAYTQDLLRLLGLYQQHYPDPHPDVQAEAEAIDLDFLMEDLPKLLNSMRIGADRIQKIVASLRTFSRMDEAEMKAVDIHEGIDSTLMILQNRLKAKDSRPAIEVVKHYDNLPLVECYAGQLNQVFMNILSNAIDALEEHLESGLVPSDLQDTPTADPNPVTANIQNPPTITISTRRVDSNQVKIEIADNGPGIPPEVRRRLFDPFFTTKPVGKGTGMGLSISYQIVTEKHGGSLFCQSEPGQGAQFIIQIPLKQS; encoded by the coding sequence ATGGCAAATCACCTGCCAGATTCCCCACCTGACCCTGACCCGCCTTGCTTGCTGACAGGGCAGGGGGCAGAGTTGCATCCATCGGTGCCGTCTGCTTCCGTGGAGCAAATGCAGGCGTTGATTGAGTACTGCCCGGCGGCGATCGCCCTGCTGGATCGGGATCTGCGCTATTTGCTGGTGAGCCGAAAATGGCGGGAAAACTTTGGCGTGGGCGATCGCGACCTGCGGGGAATTTCCCATTACGACCTGTTTCCAGAGGCAGTCCGCTGGCAGGGGATTTACCAGCAGTGTCTGGCGGGTGCGATCGAGCACGGTGGTGAAGACTCGTTGACCCGTGCCGATGGTACGACTGACTGGCTGCGGTGGGAGGTGCGCCCCTGGTACACCAGTGCGGGCGAAACTGGCGGACTGGTCATGTTCACAGAGTTGATGACTCAGCGTCGGCTGGCAGAACAGTCGTTGCAGCCGACCCACGCAAACCTGGAACAGCAGGTTGCAGAAGCCGCCCTGAGGGAAAGTGAAGCCAGACATCGGGCACTGCTGGAGGCAATTCCTGATTTGCTATTCCGCTACAACCGGCAGGGGGTTCACCTGGACTTTTTCCCATCCCGGGAGTGGGCCACTGTGGTTGAGCCAGAACTGTTTCTGGGCAAACCGCTGGATCAGGTGTTGCCGGTTGATGTTGCTCAACAAATTGTGGCGGCGATTAATGCAGCTCTGGACACGGGCACCCTTCAATTAATTGAATATCAGCTCGAACTCGACGGCAAAATCAATGATTACGAAGCCCGCATCGTCACCAGTGGAGACAATGAAGTCACAACCATTGTTCGCAATATCAGTGAACAAAAGGCGAGTGAACGCGATCGCAAAGCAGCGGAAATGGAACTCCAGGAAACGCGGCACTTCCTGGAATCTGTTCTGGAGAATTTACCTGTTTCGGTGTTTGCCAAGGATGCGCAAGATTTGCGTTTTATTCTGTGGAACACGGCTGCCCAGGAGTTACTGGGCTACACGGCTGATGAGGTGATTGGCAACTATGACGCTGACCTTTTTCCAGCGGAACAAGCCAGCAACTTTGTCGCGCAAGATCGACAGGCCATCAACAGCGGCACAGTGCTTGAAATCCCAGAGGAGCCAATCCAGACCGCCACAGGGGAAACTCGCATCCTGAAAACCACCAAAACAACAATTCTGGATAGTGAAGGCAATCCTCAGTACGTGCTGGCGATCGCCGAAGATATTACAGAACGCAAACAGGCAGAAGCCCAACTGCGGGAAAAAGAACAGTTTTTACGCACCATTTACGATGGGGTGGAGTGTTGCATTTTTGTAGTTGATGTTCTGGAAAATAACGAGTTTCGCTATGTCAGTTACAACCAGTATGCCGAACAAATTACGGGGTTAAGCAGCGCCGATGTGGCTGGCAAAACGCCTGAAGAACGGTTTGGGACCGTCGAGGGCACAAAAGTGCGTCAGACCTTTGCCCGTTGCGTCGAAATGGGTACTGCCCTGACGGAAGAAGAATGCCTGATGTTTGGCGATCGCCAGATCTGGTTCTTAACCACCTTCAACCCGTTACGGGACGAAAACGGACGCATTTACCGGATTGTTGCCACCAGTTCCGACATTACCCAACTCAAGCAGGCAGAAACTCAACTCAAGCAACAGGCAGCCGACTTAGAGAAAACCCTGCAAGAACTCCAGCACACTCAGGAACAGATGTTGCAGAGTGAGAAAATGTCCAGCCTGGGGCAGTTAGTCGCGGGAGTTGCCCACGAAATTAACAACCCAGTCAACTTTATCTTTGGCAATCTGAACCATGCCAATGCCTACACTCAGGATTTGCTGAGACTGCTGGGACTTTATCAGCAGCACTATCCAGATCCTCACCCGGACGTGCAGGCAGAAGCGGAGGCAATTGATCTGGACTTTCTGATGGAAGACTTGCCCAAACTGCTGAACTCAATGCGAATAGGGGCAGACCGCATCCAGAAAATTGTGGCATCTCTGCGGACCTTCTCTCGCATGGATGAAGCCGAGATGAAAGCCGTGGATATCCACGAAGGCATTGACAGCACTCTGATGATTTTGCAAAACCGCCTTAAGGCAAAGGATAGCCGTCCCGCCATTGAAGTTGTGAAGCACTATGACAACTTACCCCTGGTGGAATGCTATGCCGGACAACTGAACCAGGTATTTATGAATATTTTGAGTAATGCAATTGACGCGCTCGAAGAGCATCTGGAGTCAGGACTGGTGCCTTCTGATTTGCAAGACACTCCAACCGCTGACCCCAATCCGGTCACAGCCAATATCCAGAACCCACCCACGATTACGATTTCTACCCGGCGGGTTGACTCCAACCAGGTGAAAATCGAGATCGCCGATAATGGACCCGGTATTCCACCGGAAGTGCGGCGACGGTTGTTTGATCCCTTCTTCACAACCAAGCCCGTCGGGAAAGGAACCGGGATGGGCTTGTCCATCAGCTATCAAATCGTAACTGAGAAGCATGGCGGCTCTCTCTTCTGCCAGTCAGAACCAGGACAGGGAGCACAATTTATTATCCAGATTCCGTTAAAGCAGAGTTAG
- a CDS encoding pentapeptide repeat-containing protein has protein sequence MKASEVLRRYTAGERDFRRADLRGQNFKGQNLSGADFSERASQISEVSKPPGSKPAWAIATRCCG, from the coding sequence ATGAAAGCCAGCGAAGTATTGAGACGCTACACCGCCGGAGAACGAGACTTTCGCCGTGCCGATCTGCGGGGGCAGAACTTTAAGGGACAGAATCTCTCTGGCGCAGACTTCAGCGAGAGAGCTTCCCAGATCTCGGAGGTTTCAAAACCTCCGGGGTCTAAGCCCGCCTGGGCGATAGCAACACGCTGTTGCGGATGA